A section of the Prionailurus bengalensis isolate Pbe53 chromosome C2, Fcat_Pben_1.1_paternal_pri, whole genome shotgun sequence genome encodes:
- the LOC122491674 gene encoding 5-hydroxytryptamine receptor 3C-like, which yields MERGWLHEHGFFLCLILHLLLQGRGDTFTINCSGFDRHGVDPVAFQAVFDRKAFRPVINYSIPTRVNISFTMSAIVEVDAQLQLMTSFLWLNMFWYNPFITWNPEECGGIRKISIAAENLWLPDIFIEEFMDMDQTATGLMVYVNSEGLIKYDKPMRVVSICNLDIFYFPFDEQNCTLTFSSFIYTVENMLLGMEKKVQEISNTSQDLIRSKGEWVLLDIHQRMMKMTVGTNQYDQIIFYVAIRRRPRLYVINLLVPSGFLVAIDALSFYLPIESENRAPFKMTLLLGYNVFLLMMNDLLPATGTPLISVYFALCLSLMVVSLLETIFITYLLHLATTQPPPMPQWLHSLLLYCTSPTKCCPTAPQKGNKGLGLTPTHLPGVKEPVELVGKVPGPREAELNGCPGSTRAQQEYEAQKRHLVNLWIEFSHMMDTLLFRLYLLFMATSIITVIVLWNT from the exons ATGGAAAGAGGTTGGCTCCATGAACATGGATTCTTCCTTTGTCTCATTCTCCACCTGCTGCTTCAAG GAAGAGGAGACACATTCACCATCAATTGCTCAGGCTTTGACCGGCATGGAGTGGATCCTGTCGCCTTCCAAGCAGTGTTTGACAGAAAGGCCTTCCGTCCAGTCATCAACTATAGCATCCCCACTCGTGTCAACATCTCCTTCACTATGTCAGCCATTGTGGAAGTG GATGCACAGCTTCAACTGATGACATCTTTCCTATGGCTAAACATG TTCTGGTACAATCCATTCATCACGTGGAACCCAGAGGAATGTGGGGGCATCAGGAAGATCAGCATAGCAGCTGAGAATCTTTGGCTTCCGGATATCTTCATCGAGGAGTT TATGGATATGGATCAGACAGCTACAGGTCTCATGGTTTATGTCAACAGTGAAGGTCTCATCAAATATGATAAGCCAATGCGGGTGGTCAGCATTTGTAACCTGGACATCTTCTATTTCCCCTTTGATGAACAGAACTGCACACTCACCTTCAGCTCATTCATCTACACAG TGGAGAACATGCTCCTGGGCATGGAGAAGAAAGTGCAGGAGATTTCGAACACATCACAGGACCTCATTCGGAGCAAGGGGGAGTGGGTACTTCTGGATATCCACCAGAGAATGATGAAGATGACTGTGGGCACCAACCAGTATGACCAAATCATTTTCTAT gtTGCCATCAGGCGCAGGCCCAGACTCTATGTTATAAACCTTCTGGTGCCCAGTGGCTTTCTGGTTGCCATTGACGCCCTCAGCTTCTACCTGCCAATAGAAAGTGAGAATCGTGCCCCATTCAAGATGACACTTCTGCTGGGCTACAACGTCTTCCTGCTCATGATGAATGACTTACTCCCTGCAACTGGCACCCCCCTCATCA GTGTCTACTTTGCCCTGTGTCTGTCCCTGATGGTGGTCAGCCTACTAGAGACCATCTTCATCACCTACCTGTTGCACCTGGccaccacccagcccccacccatgCCTCAGTGGctccattctctcctcctctacTGTACCAGCCCAACAAAATGCTGCCCCACTGCACCCCAGAAGGGAAATAAGGGCCTAGGCCTCACCCCCACCCATCTGCCTG GTGTGAAGGAGCCTGTGGAGTTGGTGGGGAAGGTGCCAGGTCCCAGAGAGGCAGAGTTAAATGGGTGCCCTGGGTCAACAAGGGCCCAACAAGAATATGAGGCTCAGAAGCGGCACTTGGTCAACCTGTGGATAGAGTTCAGCCACATGATGGACACCCTGCTCTTCCGCCTCTACCTGCTCTTCATGGCCACCTCCATCATCACAGTCATCGTCCTCTGGAACACCTAG